From the genome of Pukyongia salina, one region includes:
- a CDS encoding cytochrome c oxidase subunit II, whose product MTAFLVVLVIILFGVAVMQMGKIFKMSRQQSNTSEIVNDKDNNTQGWLMLAFVIFIYVLCIYSFYEWGDVLLPRSASEHGVGIDQLWLISMIIIFVVGIITQWLLHYFAFKYRGRQTQKAVFYADNDKLEFIWTIIPVIVLAGLIIYGLFTWTDIMNIDTEDDPLVVELYAYQFDWRARYGGEDNTLGEANVRLIEGVNQLGVDASDPYAQDDVIVNELHLPKGRKVIFKMRSQDVLHSAYMPHFRAQMNCVPGMITQFSFTPTVTTEEMRQAEEMKDKVQKINKIRTENNIALAAAGEEQLEMYEFDYMLLCNKICGNSHYNMQMKIIVEEEEEFNAWMKEQQTLAAVLKQ is encoded by the coding sequence ATGACCGCATTTTTAGTTGTATTAGTAATCATTCTTTTTGGAGTCGCTGTCATGCAAATGGGCAAGATATTCAAGATGTCTCGCCAGCAGTCGAATACTTCCGAAATAGTCAACGATAAGGATAATAACACCCAGGGATGGTTGATGCTCGCATTTGTAATATTCATCTATGTGCTCTGTATTTATTCATTCTACGAATGGGGTGATGTGTTGTTGCCAAGATCGGCCTCGGAGCACGGGGTGGGAATCGACCAGCTTTGGTTGATTTCTATGATCATTATTTTTGTTGTTGGGATCATCACGCAATGGTTGTTGCACTACTTTGCCTTTAAATACAGAGGGCGTCAAACTCAAAAGGCGGTATTTTATGCAGACAACGATAAGCTTGAATTCATCTGGACCATCATTCCCGTAATAGTTCTTGCAGGACTTATCATTTATGGTTTGTTCACCTGGACCGATATTATGAATATCGATACAGAAGATGATCCATTAGTAGTGGAGTTGTATGCGTACCAGTTCGACTGGAGAGCTCGATACGGAGGAGAAGATAACACCCTTGGTGAAGCCAATGTAAGATTGATCGAAGGTGTGAACCAACTAGGTGTGGATGCTTCAGATCCCTATGCTCAGGATGATGTGATCGTTAACGAACTACATCTGCCAAAAGGAAGAAAAGTAATCTTTAAAATGCGCTCACAGGATGTTCTTCATTCTGCTTATATGCCACATTTCCGGGCTCAGATGAACTGTGTGCCGGGGATGATCACTCAATTCTCCTTTACACCTACTGTAACAACCGAGGAAATGAGGCAGGCCGAAGAAATGAAAGATAAGGTTCAGAAGATCAATAAGATCCGAACAGAGAATAATATTGCTCTTGCTGCTGCAGGAGAAGAACAGTTGGAGATGTATGAATTCGACTATATGCTACTTTGTAACAAGATCTGTGGTAACAGCCATTACAACATGCAAATGAAGATCATTGTTGAAGAAGAAGAAGAATTCAATGCATGGATGAAAGAACAACAAACGCTCGCAGCGGTATTAAAACAATAA
- a CDS encoding quinol:cytochrome C oxidoreductase, producing the protein MYTLPNKLKLFAIIFMVVGAVGIVSGFLMAPKTTSEVKEMMVDGHGDGHGGDHAVVDESHNGGHGEEAHDDEAHYEHVLHQLQNRPWSALYVASFFFFMIALGTLAFYAIQYAAQAGWSPVLFRVMEGITAYLPVASVIILVLLLLSAFHVNHIFHWMDPELVNPESDHYDKLIAGKSSFLNVPFFLIRALIFLGGWNLYRWVSRRNSLRDDNAEDNRWFKKNFKASAIFLVFFIVTESMMSWDWIMSFDPHWFSTLFGWYVFAGMMVSAITVIAMVTIVLKSQGYLEHVNDSHIHDLAKYMFGFSIFWTYLWFSQFMLIWYSNIPEEVTYFVTRIEDYNLPFFGMVVMNFVFPVLMLMNSDYKRVNWFVILTGIVILVGHYIDVFNMVMPATVGASWFIGLPEIGAIMFFFGLFVLVVFTALTKAPLLAKRNPFIKESKHFHY; encoded by the coding sequence ATGTATACGCTACCCAATAAATTAAAACTGTTCGCAATTATCTTTATGGTAGTTGGTGCCGTTGGAATCGTTTCAGGCTTCCTGATGGCTCCTAAAACAACTTCCGAAGTAAAGGAAATGATGGTCGATGGCCACGGTGATGGCCATGGTGGTGATCATGCTGTTGTTGATGAATCTCACAACGGAGGGCATGGTGAAGAAGCCCACGATGACGAGGCTCATTACGAGCATGTGTTACATCAATTGCAAAACAGACCATGGTCTGCCTTGTATGTGGCATCTTTCTTCTTCTTTATGATCGCCCTTGGGACTCTGGCATTCTATGCTATTCAGTATGCGGCCCAGGCAGGTTGGTCGCCGGTTTTATTCCGGGTTATGGAAGGGATCACGGCCTATTTACCGGTGGCATCTGTGATCATACTTGTATTATTACTGCTTTCGGCTTTCCATGTAAATCATATCTTTCACTGGATGGATCCAGAATTGGTTAACCCCGAAAGTGATCATTACGATAAATTGATCGCAGGGAAAAGCAGCTTTTTAAACGTGCCGTTTTTCCTTATTAGAGCATTGATTTTCCTTGGCGGATGGAACCTGTACAGATGGGTGTCCAGACGAAACTCTCTTAGAGATGATAATGCAGAAGATAATCGCTGGTTTAAAAAGAACTTTAAAGCTTCGGCTATTTTCCTGGTATTCTTCATCGTTACAGAATCTATGATGAGCTGGGATTGGATCATGAGTTTCGATCCTCACTGGTTCTCAACCCTGTTTGGCTGGTATGTGTTTGCCGGGATGATGGTTAGCGCCATCACTGTGATAGCCATGGTTACCATAGTGTTGAAATCGCAGGGATACCTGGAGCATGTGAACGACAGTCATATACATGACCTTGCAAAATATATGTTCGGTTTCAGCATTTTCTGGACCTATTTGTGGTTCTCACAATTTATGCTGATCTGGTATTCGAACATCCCCGAAGAGGTTACTTATTTTGTAACACGAATCGAAGATTATAATCTTCCCTTCTTCGGAATGGTGGTTATGAATTTCGTATTCCCGGTACTGATGCTTATGAATAGTGATTACAAACGTGTGAACTGGTTTGTGATCTTAACAGGGATTGTAATATTGGTTGGGCATTATATAGACGTGTTCAATATGGTGATGCCAGCTACCGTAGGAGCTTCCTGGTTTATCGGTTTACCCGAGATAGGAGCAATAATGTTTTTCTTTGGCTTGTTTGTCTTGGTTGTATTTACGGCGCTTACCAAAGCTCCATTATTGGCCAAGCGTAACCCGTTTATCAAAGAAAGTAAGCATTTTCATTATTAA
- a CDS encoding c-type cytochrome, whose translation MKKAIHISIVIIASMAIMSCSNTNSPNYQYMPNMYEPVGYETYGEYDIFENEMEAKLPAEGSIPRGWMPYEYENSTAGLELARTELKMTLPVTEENLAKGAQLYEIYCAVCHGTKGDGQGILMQREKFLGIPSYADPGRNITEGSIYHVQMYGLNAMGSYASQTNELERWQITQHVLNLMAALKGEAGLIVETMGEDAVNNLPQLIESAEETNGEEPVDN comes from the coding sequence ATGAAGAAAGCGATTCACATAAGTATTGTAATTATTGCTTCCATGGCGATAATGTCCTGTTCCAATACTAATAGTCCGAACTATCAGTACATGCCTAACATGTACGAGCCTGTTGGTTACGAAACATATGGCGAATACGATATATTTGAGAATGAAATGGAGGCAAAACTTCCGGCCGAAGGGTCTATCCCCAGAGGGTGGATGCCGTACGAATATGAAAATTCGACCGCCGGATTAGAACTTGCCCGTACAGAACTTAAAATGACTTTACCGGTTACCGAAGAGAACCTGGCTAAAGGAGCTCAGTTATATGAGATCTATTGTGCGGTGTGTCATGGAACAAAAGGTGACGGACAAGGAATATTGATGCAGCGAGAAAAATTCCTGGGGATACCAAGTTATGCAGATCCGGGAAGAAATATCACAGAGGGAAGTATTTACCATGTACAGATGTATGGATTAAACGCTATGGGATCTTATGCCTCTCAAACAAACGAATTGGAGAGATGGCAGATCACGCAGCATGTGCTTAATCTAATGGCAGCCCTCAAGGGAGAAGCAGGTTTGATAGTGGAAACTATGGGAGAAGATGCGGTAAATAATTTACCACAGTTGATAGAGTCTGCCGAAGAAACCAACGGAGAAGAACCTGTAGATAACTAA